From Bacillota bacterium, one genomic window encodes:
- a CDS encoding NADH-quinone oxidoreductase subunit NuoK — MGIPLTYPLTLAAVLFGIGLYGALTQRNAIRILMGVELMLNAVNINLLAFGNAVDGAAAAGQVFALFVMTVSAAEVALALAIILLLAKRRKHIDIERVNLLRW, encoded by the coding sequence GTGGGCATTCCGCTGACCTATCCGCTGACGCTGGCCGCGGTGTTGTTCGGCATCGGGCTGTACGGGGCTTTGACGCAGCGTAACGCCATCCGCATCCTGATGGGCGTGGAGCTGATGCTGAACGCCGTCAACATCAACTTGCTCGCGTTCGGCAACGCCGTGGACGGGGCTGCGGCCGCCGGGCAAGTGTTCGCCTTGTTCGTCATGACGGTGTCGGCGGCGGAGGTGGCGCTGGCGCTGGCGATCATTCTCTTGTTGGCGAAGCGGCGCAAGCACATCGACATCGAGCGCGTGAACTTGCTGCGGTGGTAG